From a single Miltoncostaea oceani genomic region:
- a CDS encoding carboxypeptidase-like regulatory domain-containing protein, which produces MGQRGTLPNFSRIETRGIRAHQARSYSRTGRLLIPLIASTYGRPVAVSGRFLHASGRGLRGATVYLVDPKGFTAVTTRTDGRGRFTFKIRPRRSGTWRAIALDRPLVVAPRVIQLRSLVKSRIGSRSLRPGETLGVSGVIAPRSAGRRKLVKLEWRLGGGCRPRQLATADRRGRFALRYRFSPGTAAFRVPIRVVVPREKGWSLLPIVARRFDVRVR; this is translated from the coding sequence TTGGGCCAGCGGGGCACCCTCCCGAACTTCTCGCGCATCGAGACCCGTGGCATCCGAGCCCACCAAGCGCGCAGCTACAGCCGGACCGGCCGCCTCCTGATCCCGCTCATCGCGTCGACGTACGGCCGCCCGGTGGCGGTCTCGGGCCGGTTCCTGCACGCGAGCGGGCGTGGCCTTCGTGGTGCCACCGTGTACCTCGTCGACCCGAAGGGTTTCACCGCGGTGACGACGCGGACTGACGGGCGCGGTCGCTTCACCTTCAAGATCCGGCCTCGCCGGAGCGGGACCTGGCGGGCGATCGCCCTCGATCGGCCGCTGGTCGTCGCACCTAGAGTCATCCAGCTTCGGTCGCTCGTCAAGTCGAGAATAGGCTCCCGCTCTCTCCGTCCGGGCGAGACGCTGGGCGTCAGCGGCGTGATCGCACCCCGCTCGGCCGGCCGCAGAAAGTTGGTGAAACTTGAGTGGCGGCTGGGTGGCGGCTGCCGCCCGCGCCAACTCGCCACGGCCGATCGGCGCGGTCGCTTCGCGCTGCGCTACCGCTTCAGTCCAGGTACCGCCGCCTTCAGGGTCCCCATTCGTGTTGTCGTGCCGCGCGAGAAGGGCTGGTCGTTGCTCCCTATCGTGGCAAGGCGGTTCGATGTACGGGTTCGCTGA
- a CDS encoding type II toxin-antitoxin system death-on-curing family toxin, with product MIRFLDTSAACAPYDGALRAGASLESAVRRPEFLHHYADESDPVVLAAALLWAVNRTHPLIDGNKRASVMLADAFLTENDRHLDGSEDQLVELVLGAASGGLDEALLPTVMSSLCHPGVPGELFAVRHPGVIARLAL from the coding sequence ATGATCCGATTCCTCGACACCTCCGCTGCATGTGCCCCCTATGACGGCGCGCTTCGCGCCGGGGCGAGCCTCGAGAGCGCGGTGCGCCGGCCCGAGTTCCTCCACCACTACGCCGATGAGTCCGACCCGGTCGTGCTCGCCGCGGCGCTGCTGTGGGCGGTGAACCGCACCCACCCCCTGATCGACGGCAACAAGCGCGCCTCGGTGATGCTGGCCGATGCCTTCCTCACCGAGAACGATCGGCACCTGGATGGTTCAGAGGACCAACTCGTCGAACTCGTGCTCGGCGCGGCCTCTGGCGGGCTCGACGAGGCGCTTCTCCCAACCGTGATGAGCTCGCTCTGCCATCCCGGCGTCCCGGGCGAGCTGTTCGCTGTCCGGCACCCGGGAGTGATCGCCCGCCTGGCGCTCTAG
- a CDS encoding site-specific integrase: protein MTERAASLSDEELERLLEPRALPWERAVLRGQLLVSLIVEAGLRIDEAARLRAVDFPDDSGPLSAAEVPARTRSLIELAISGADRRHLLASRADRPPSPRALRELALRFGAGRGVEGVSPERLVRTYARRAWTAGVPERVIARRLGIREVPSLRRKLRKDPLWVAAAQVGVVAGAGGGAEGRAAVPTGPAGPDSSRESSVS, encoded by the coding sequence GTGACCGAGCGCGCTGCCAGCCTGTCGGACGAGGAGCTCGAGCGGCTTCTGGAACCCCGCGCACTCCCCTGGGAACGTGCCGTTCTGCGCGGCCAGCTCCTGGTCAGCCTGATCGTCGAAGCGGGCCTTCGGATCGACGAGGCCGCGCGCCTGCGGGCGGTCGACTTCCCGGACGATTCAGGCCCCCTCTCGGCTGCCGAAGTGCCGGCCCGGACCCGCTCGCTGATCGAGCTCGCCATCTCCGGAGCGGACCGCCGCCACCTGCTCGCATCACGCGCCGACCGCCCGCCGAGCCCGCGGGCCCTCCGGGAGCTGGCTCTGAGGTTCGGGGCCGGCCGGGGCGTCGAGGGGGTCAGCCCGGAGCGCCTCGTGCGCACCTATGCACGGCGGGCCTGGACGGCCGGCGTTCCTGAGCGCGTGATCGCTCGCCGCCTCGGCATCCGGGAGGTCCCCTCGCTACGACGCAAGCTGCGAAAGGACCCCCTCTGGGTGGCCGCGGCTCAGGTGGGGGTGGTGGCGGGCGCCGGGGGTGGGGCGGAGGGGCGGGCCGCCGTCCCGACGGGTCCCGCGGGACCGGACTCGAGCCGGGAGAGCAGCGTCTCGTAG
- a CDS encoding endonuclease NucS domain-containing protein yields MRVIFATCTVRYTGRIDAELELGDRLILCKEDGTVVLHAATGLQPRNWMPAGSEWVESPGLITVTHERRGERLEIYLSDGPSFSRQFEPKLNGRLIKLGSEREFSDLISCAPDEVEVGLSIVAREYRTKVGPVDLFALDANGEPVVIEVKRRPAQGVEVAYQILRYQDAIRADPQWAGATVRGILVAPGLSRPLSAALAEHRLGFVRLNYETLLSRLESGPAGPVGTAARPSAPPPAPATTPT; encoded by the coding sequence GTGAGGGTCATCTTCGCCACCTGCACCGTCCGCTACACGGGACGCATAGACGCAGAGCTGGAACTCGGGGACCGGCTGATCCTGTGCAAGGAGGACGGAACGGTGGTCCTGCACGCAGCGACGGGCCTGCAACCGCGTAACTGGATGCCGGCCGGCTCCGAATGGGTCGAGAGCCCGGGACTGATCACCGTGACCCATGAGCGCCGCGGCGAGCGCCTTGAGATCTACCTCTCAGACGGCCCCTCGTTCAGCCGGCAGTTCGAGCCCAAGCTCAACGGCCGCCTGATCAAGCTCGGCAGTGAGCGCGAGTTCTCGGACCTGATCAGCTGCGCGCCCGATGAGGTCGAGGTGGGCCTGTCGATCGTCGCGCGGGAGTACCGCACCAAGGTCGGCCCGGTCGATCTCTTCGCGCTGGATGCCAACGGGGAGCCCGTCGTGATCGAGGTGAAGAGGCGGCCCGCCCAAGGCGTCGAGGTCGCCTACCAGATCCTCCGCTACCAGGATGCGATCAGAGCCGACCCCCAGTGGGCCGGCGCCACGGTGCGGGGGATCCTCGTCGCCCCGGGGCTCAGCCGACCGCTGAGCGCGGCGCTCGCTGAACACCGGCTGGGGTTCGTCCGCCTCAACTACGAGACGCTGCTCTCCCGGCTCGAGTCCGGTCCCGCGGGACCCGTCGGGACGGCGGCCCGCCCCTCCGCCCCACCCCCGGCGCCCGCCACCACCCCCACCTGA
- a CDS encoding RecQ family ATP-dependent DNA helicase: MESLRDQQKLIIDHVLAGDDTLAVMATGAGKSLCYQAPALCLDAPTLVISPLLALMGDQVARLREHGVPAAMLGGEPDPAATREILEDLEQGRLRVLFCSPERLAQPDLQRILSGIEIGLLAIDEAHCIVEWGDDFRPEYARLGEWRKHLSIRSTLALTASATPDTLTQIAERLGIESPEIVRGGVDRPNIRFEVLDIDGGPGLYARKLDQLVGALMGPGTLSAVIYAGTRAESEKVAASLGETGFTAAAYHAGIPQILREERQAEFMAGDLEVICATSAFGMGVDKKDVRTVVHWKIPGSLEAYYQEAGRAGRDGEPSRALLLSSRGDRSLHVFNNTRERPDASAVDDYLGRLSSHEFILLADDQADERLAQSLLARVGALEPHCAPDGVVTLLPRQTRLDQVQLLEIDGWLEAAASRRWDRYEQIVAFVESSGCRRRMLLDHFEDVSDSSLPAGGRCCDVCDPIEPAPPGLGATRLGSPRERELWFRLCSWRHGLGPVAGSVSDELLATLRFHWPTSIEQLRACPGVGPLFIEQLGDELLQLTSGQEGGDEGPSARRRRRRRAELAEWWAEREPDAEPLADRVLVALADSWPSNRDDLVGIPGLDSTLIRRHGRALVRFCGSVE; the protein is encoded by the coding sequence GTGGAGTCACTCCGCGATCAGCAGAAGCTCATCATCGACCACGTGCTGGCCGGCGATGACACCCTGGCGGTCATGGCGACGGGCGCCGGTAAGTCCCTCTGCTACCAGGCGCCGGCACTCTGCCTCGACGCCCCGACGCTGGTGATCAGCCCTCTGCTCGCCCTGATGGGCGATCAGGTCGCACGCCTGCGTGAGCACGGCGTCCCGGCGGCGATGCTCGGCGGCGAACCCGACCCGGCCGCGACCCGCGAGATCCTCGAGGACCTCGAGCAGGGGCGCCTGCGGGTGCTCTTCTGCTCTCCGGAGCGGCTGGCCCAGCCGGATCTCCAGCGGATCCTCTCCGGGATCGAGATCGGCCTGCTCGCGATCGATGAGGCCCATTGCATCGTCGAGTGGGGAGACGACTTCCGCCCCGAGTACGCCCGCCTTGGCGAGTGGCGAAAGCACCTGTCCATCCGGAGCACCCTCGCCCTGACCGCGTCGGCGACACCCGACACGCTCACGCAGATCGCCGAGCGCCTGGGGATCGAGAGCCCCGAGATCGTCCGGGGCGGCGTCGACCGTCCGAACATCCGCTTCGAGGTGCTCGACATCGACGGCGGCCCGGGCCTCTACGCCCGGAAGCTCGATCAGCTGGTCGGGGCGCTGATGGGCCCGGGAACCCTCTCCGCGGTGATCTACGCCGGCACCCGCGCCGAGAGCGAAAAGGTCGCCGCCAGCCTCGGGGAGACGGGCTTCACGGCGGCGGCGTACCACGCCGGCATTCCCCAGATCCTGCGCGAGGAGCGCCAGGCCGAGTTCATGGCCGGTGATCTGGAGGTCATCTGCGCGACCAGCGCCTTCGGGATGGGGGTGGACAAGAAGGACGTCCGCACGGTCGTCCACTGGAAGATCCCGGGGTCACTCGAGGCCTACTACCAGGAGGCCGGCCGGGCAGGTCGAGACGGGGAGCCCTCGCGCGCGCTGCTTCTCTCCTCTCGAGGTGACCGGAGCCTCCACGTCTTCAACAACACCCGCGAGCGGCCGGACGCCTCCGCGGTCGACGATTACCTCGGCCGGCTCTCGAGCCACGAGTTCATCCTGCTCGCCGACGATCAGGCCGACGAGCGGCTTGCGCAGTCGCTGCTGGCGCGCGTCGGCGCGCTCGAGCCCCACTGTGCCCCGGACGGGGTGGTAACGCTCCTTCCGCGCCAGACGCGGCTCGACCAGGTCCAGTTGCTGGAGATCGACGGCTGGCTCGAGGCAGCCGCGTCCCGGCGCTGGGATCGCTACGAGCAGATCGTGGCCTTCGTCGAGTCCTCCGGATGCCGCCGACGCATGCTGCTCGACCACTTCGAGGACGTCTCGGACTCCTCACTACCCGCGGGCGGACGCTGCTGTGATGTCTGCGACCCGATCGAGCCGGCCCCTCCGGGCCTCGGGGCGACGCGGCTCGGATCACCGCGCGAGCGCGAGCTCTGGTTCCGTCTGTGCTCCTGGCGTCACGGCCTCGGACCGGTGGCGGGTTCCGTGAGCGATGAGCTACTGGCGACGCTCCGCTTCCACTGGCCGACGAGCATCGAGCAGCTGCGCGCCTGCCCGGGCGTCGGCCCCCTGTTCATCGAGCAGCTTGGCGATGAACTGCTCCAGCTCACCAGCGGGCAGGAAGGCGGCGACGAGGGACCGAGCGCCCGCCGCCGGCGCCGTCGGCGTGCTGAGCTCGCTGAATGGTGGGCTGAGCGCGAGCCGGACGCCGAACCCCTCGCCGATCGCGTACTCGTCGCCCTCGCCGACAGCTGGCCGAGCAACCGCGACGACCTGGTGGGGATCCCCGGCCTCGACAGCACCCTGATCCGACGCCATGGGCGAGCCCTCGTGCGCTTCTGCGGTTCGGTCGAATGA
- a CDS encoding FAD-dependent thymidylate synthase — protein METFTAEEARRLAPFVTNLDQPVFCLRNLPAAISAGAFARYSRSPKSLRRLLLDELLPNDTAVPDHGEVDDAEARALTERVIAAYGDDSVGQLAAVSVAFEGVSNILTKVIEWGRLGSYLEQSTRYIDFSDRPGGRYRYHVPAELTDHPQLRRRFIETMDGLFGSYIDLMGPMEAFCDAHTPPAGPGASAGRSRAVKARALDAVRGLLPAATTSNVGVFASGQALESLLVRLLSHPLAEARQLGALALAEARIVIPSFLTRVDRPDRGVATAAYRRECLVSSRDLVRDLVAGQPASPAGAPPLVRLVEHDPAGEDRILRQIVTGVSDLDHSGAAALVADLSTTRRRDLIEAYVGRRSDRRHRPGRAFEATDYTFEIVCDYGAYRDLQRHRLLMLQAQPLGAGLGVVVPDDIEAAGFAPRWREAHGTSHDLWRDLSQVVPEVAPYAVSMSHRIRFTIQMNAREAMHLIELRSQPQGHEAYRRVAIRMREQIRSVAGHSLVAGAMEFTDERIRTDGRLDAETRSTRRV, from the coding sequence ATGGAAACCTTCACCGCCGAGGAGGCACGCCGCCTGGCGCCCTTCGTCACGAACCTCGACCAGCCCGTCTTCTGCCTGCGGAACCTGCCGGCGGCCATCTCAGCCGGGGCGTTTGCGCGCTACTCGCGCAGCCCGAAGAGCCTCCGGCGGCTGCTGCTCGATGAGCTGCTCCCGAACGACACCGCCGTCCCCGATCACGGGGAGGTCGATGACGCGGAGGCCCGGGCGCTGACAGAGAGGGTGATCGCCGCCTACGGCGATGACAGTGTCGGGCAGCTGGCCGCGGTGTCAGTCGCCTTCGAGGGTGTCAGCAACATCCTGACCAAGGTGATCGAGTGGGGGAGGCTCGGCAGCTACCTCGAGCAGTCGACCCGCTACATCGACTTCTCGGACCGACCGGGCGGCCGCTACCGCTACCACGTGCCGGCCGAGCTCACCGACCACCCGCAGCTGCGCCGTCGCTTCATCGAGACCATGGACGGCCTGTTCGGGTCCTACATCGACCTGATGGGTCCGATGGAGGCCTTCTGCGACGCCCACACGCCGCCGGCGGGGCCCGGCGCCTCGGCGGGGCGCTCACGTGCGGTGAAGGCCCGGGCCCTGGATGCGGTCCGCGGTCTGCTGCCGGCGGCGACCACCTCGAACGTCGGCGTCTTCGCCTCCGGGCAGGCCCTCGAGTCCCTCCTTGTGCGCCTGCTCTCCCATCCGCTCGCCGAGGCGCGTCAGCTCGGCGCCCTCGCCCTCGCCGAGGCGCGGATCGTCATCCCGAGCTTCCTCACCCGCGTCGACCGCCCCGACCGGGGCGTCGCGACCGCGGCCTACCGGCGTGAGTGCCTGGTCTCGAGCCGCGACCTCGTGCGGGATCTCGTTGCCGGCCAGCCGGCGAGCCCTGCCGGGGCGCCCCCGCTTGTGCGGCTGGTCGAGCACGACCCCGCCGGCGAGGACCGGATCCTCCGCCAGATCGTCACCGGGGTGTCGGACCTGGATCACTCCGGCGCCGCGGCGCTCGTCGCAGATCTCTCCACCACCCGCAGGCGTGATCTGATCGAGGCCTACGTCGGCCGGCGATCGGACCGCCGTCATCGCCCCGGCCGCGCCTTCGAGGCGACCGACTACACCTTCGAGATCGTCTGCGACTACGGCGCCTACCGCGACCTCCAGCGCCACCGGCTGCTGATGTTGCAGGCCCAGCCCCTCGGCGCAGGCCTCGGGGTCGTCGTGCCCGATGACATCGAGGCGGCGGGCTTCGCGCCGCGCTGGAGGGAGGCGCACGGAACCTCCCACGACCTCTGGCGGGATCTCAGCCAGGTGGTACCCGAGGTCGCTCCCTATGCGGTGAGCATGTCCCACCGGATCCGGTTCACGATCCAGATGAACGCACGCGAGGCGATGCACCTGATCGAGCTGCGAAGCCAGCCCCAGGGGCATGAGGCCTACCGCCGGGTGGCGATCAGGATGCGCGAGCAGATCCGATCGGTCGCCGGCCACAGCCTCGTCGCGGGGGCGATGGAGTTCACCGACGAGCGCATCCGGACCGACGGCCGCCTCGACGCTGAGACCCGCTCAACCCGAAGGGTCTGA
- a CDS encoding LamG domain-containing protein — protein sequence MVEIVVALGLVMVAALGSLIVFSFAATSQGASQRSTDALEVAQGELERLRSSPRLTVAFNQTQYNAMQANTSARTQWLEHLGTDVALVRTDGTIAPRSTDVNGEFTVLRYVSCGITSATCASGSNPLTRTARVVVIGPSIKVTLTSRISPKPVGATPSTGSAPSAVTGLTAAQLGDDVLQLNWTASPRAASYRITRNGVFLTDTLANVYPVSDVAMRAAGAARTATFCVIARSSDRISSAGTCVTILLRPASLSANANSATSASLNWQSGSLGSGILGYRVERKRTYADVIMADRPIAYYPFDEASGATKAADATGRGADLNYLVPPVLGEPSLLPGQSAGSSARWSGADKLAFRPSTPAGLAGGFADTQGITIETWIKFTGAPSTTGGTFVKVGGTDNGCGPANGVGFGMGSGTLDTRGYELVAVFDCVRWVPSGYSFPKAGTYHVAMTVDGAGSARFYVNGGLVAVNHGAGPRNILVSEPMAIGYNPNPLSRGLHDVALDEMAIFAGVLPQARIEAHYQAGISGAPWLADNPVGYWQLGTPGNVVNDLSGNGKHMTWYGGATTNTTAFAPFAGQRARQANAAQYGVAPPIDLRNSSFTVVFWYRATHLGGGATFSTFSGSYANNQVIVAQNIGDGRINFAYWGDDFFSSVGAMDTSGWHLLAFTYSQGSDTSRIYVDGVLRGSGPQGGFTGAGVQNFNVNYWYGPSQGAVGEFGDFAVFKSDLTQSRIREMYEQRTDPLYSGDWRVISGASLLSAASFTDNAAGCDARYRVRVYRNTPAAGQTEGNQFATSSEVRPSGGPC from the coding sequence TTGGTCGAGATCGTCGTCGCTCTCGGCCTGGTCATGGTGGCCGCACTCGGCAGCCTGATCGTCTTCAGCTTTGCCGCAACCTCGCAGGGGGCCAGCCAGCGCAGCACCGACGCCCTCGAGGTCGCACAGGGTGAGCTCGAGAGGCTTCGCTCGAGCCCGCGGCTGACGGTCGCCTTCAACCAGACCCAGTACAACGCGATGCAGGCCAACACGAGCGCGCGCACCCAGTGGTTGGAGCACCTGGGTACCGACGTCGCGCTGGTGCGCACCGACGGGACCATCGCCCCGCGCTCCACCGATGTGAACGGCGAGTTCACGGTCCTGCGCTATGTCAGCTGCGGGATCACCTCGGCCACCTGCGCCAGCGGCAGCAACCCGCTGACCCGGACCGCCCGGGTCGTGGTGATCGGCCCCTCGATCAAGGTCACCCTGACCAGCCGGATCAGTCCCAAGCCGGTCGGTGCGACACCCTCGACCGGGTCGGCTCCGAGCGCGGTGACCGGACTGACGGCCGCCCAGCTCGGTGATGATGTCCTCCAGCTCAACTGGACCGCATCTCCGCGCGCGGCGAGCTACAGGATCACCCGCAACGGTGTCTTCCTCACTGACACCCTGGCGAACGTCTATCCGGTCTCGGATGTCGCGATGCGCGCGGCGGGCGCGGCAAGGACCGCGACCTTCTGTGTGATCGCCCGCAGTTCGGACCGCATCTCATCGGCGGGAACCTGTGTGACGATCCTCCTGCGGCCAGCGAGCCTCAGCGCGAATGCCAACTCGGCCACCAGCGCCTCGCTCAACTGGCAGTCCGGCAGCCTCGGCTCGGGGATCCTCGGTTACCGGGTCGAGCGAAAGCGCACCTACGCCGACGTGATCATGGCTGACCGGCCGATCGCGTACTACCCCTTCGACGAGGCGAGCGGGGCGACGAAGGCCGCGGACGCGACCGGTCGCGGCGCGGACCTGAACTACCTCGTGCCGCCTGTCCTCGGCGAGCCGAGCCTCCTGCCGGGCCAGTCCGCGGGATCCTCGGCGCGCTGGAGCGGCGCCGACAAGCTCGCCTTCCGTCCGTCAACTCCGGCCGGCCTCGCCGGTGGCTTTGCTGACACCCAGGGCATCACGATCGAGACCTGGATCAAGTTCACCGGCGCTCCGAGCACCACCGGCGGGACGTTCGTCAAGGTCGGCGGCACGGACAACGGATGCGGGCCCGCCAACGGCGTCGGGTTCGGCATGGGCTCAGGAACGCTCGATACCCGGGGCTACGAGTTGGTCGCAGTCTTCGACTGCGTCCGCTGGGTCCCGTCGGGGTACTCCTTCCCGAAGGCCGGGACCTATCACGTCGCCATGACCGTCGACGGCGCAGGCTCAGCCCGCTTCTATGTGAACGGTGGCCTGGTGGCGGTCAACCACGGAGCCGGGCCTCGCAACATCCTGGTGTCGGAGCCGATGGCCATCGGCTACAACCCGAACCCACTCTCCAGGGGGCTCCACGACGTTGCCCTCGACGAGATGGCGATCTTCGCTGGCGTCCTCCCCCAGGCGCGGATCGAGGCGCACTACCAGGCTGGCATCTCCGGTGCGCCGTGGCTGGCTGACAACCCGGTTGGCTACTGGCAGCTCGGCACGCCGGGCAACGTCGTCAACGACCTCTCGGGCAACGGCAAGCACATGACCTGGTACGGCGGGGCGACGACCAACACCACCGCCTTCGCACCGTTCGCCGGCCAGCGGGCTCGACAGGCGAACGCCGCCCAGTACGGCGTTGCTCCACCGATCGACCTCCGCAACTCCAGCTTCACTGTCGTCTTCTGGTATCGCGCCACCCACCTGGGCGGCGGGGCGACCTTCAGCACCTTCTCCGGCAGCTACGCCAACAACCAGGTGATCGTCGCCCAGAACATCGGCGATGGCAGGATCAACTTCGCCTACTGGGGGGATGACTTCTTCTCGAGTGTCGGCGCCATGGACACCAGCGGCTGGCATCTGCTCGCCTTCACCTACTCGCAGGGGAGTGACACCTCCAGGATCTACGTCGACGGGGTGCTGCGGGGGAGCGGTCCGCAGGGAGGGTTCACCGGGGCCGGGGTCCAGAACTTCAACGTCAACTACTGGTACGGGCCCAGCCAAGGTGCCGTCGGGGAGTTCGGAGACTTCGCCGTCTTCAAGTCCGACCTCACCCAGAGCCGCATCCGCGAGATGTACGAGCAGCGCACCGATCCGCTCTACAGCGGCGACTGGCGAGTCATTTCCGGAGCGAGCCTTCTGAGCGCGGCATCCTTCACCGACAACGCCGCAGGCTGTGATGCGCGCTACCGCGTCCGGGTCTACCGCAACACCCCGGCCGCCGGGCAGACCGAGGGCAACCAGTTCGCCACCTCGAGCGAGGTCCGCCCGAGCGGTGGTCCGTGCTGA
- the recD2 gene encoding SF1B family DNA helicase RecD2, with product MARGRQTTTGRSSRHAPPSDPAQTSLDVIIEKIFWAAKDSEFKMMACRVNGAGQDIVVKGHVNASEGDRLRISEGKWKFDARYGWSFQISKLDHSDPTDLAGLESYLQSMPGIGPVLARQILDQLGTDCLSKIDQDLDLLRTVKTSGGRGLRAAELAEIMANWEYLRGERAAMLYLGSLDISNAMASRLYGHYGSAIVEILKTNPYKITEVDRIGFRLADRIGRAAGLPANHPSRLAAGVEYSLEVAESSGHIFMTRDQLHEKAAELLGLGASARPEEIDAAIGTMSDEHRVIVETFQGEERIYTAELFEVESSLYELLQNRLPRAPRPGVAQRITMNGFTPTEQQWRAVDSAVAEPVSIMTGGPGVGKTMTLQAMVATLEAKGLTYSLAAPTGKAAKRMSEATGRKAQTIHRLIGFDALVSSKPGGPIRQMGGDVLIVDEASMLDMRIAERLLAACPREMNVVFVGDPDQLPPVGAGSVFLDMISSGRVPSTRLTQVFRQSEDSMLLANANRIKEGLEPFWSKDEAEAALGRPVRADWQFIETDTPVQAAKIAVEAAERHEPEDVLVVSPTKNGDAGVHALNTRMQEVINPDGAPLGPKTPLRQGDTVLFTRNDYALELVNGDLGQVETYDAAEKTVTVVLTDGESRTMSLEQLNDLSQLGYAITVHKSQGSQAPHLISTLTTGAGERMLSRNLIYTAWTRAQRSCTVIGSKEALRAALKVDGSRRDTTLDLRVATVRARLDQRQAVRTTIRKVMDARRPAPKPGAPPAKSRSTTRPVRRGIPISSRG from the coding sequence ATGGCACGCGGGCGTCAGACAACGACAGGCCGCTCGTCGCGGCACGCCCCTCCGTCGGATCCCGCACAGACATCTCTCGATGTCATCATCGAGAAGATCTTCTGGGCCGCCAAGGACTCCGAGTTCAAGATGATGGCCTGCCGGGTCAACGGCGCCGGCCAGGACATCGTGGTCAAGGGACACGTCAACGCCAGCGAGGGCGATCGCCTGCGCATCAGCGAGGGCAAGTGGAAGTTCGACGCGCGCTATGGCTGGTCGTTCCAGATCTCCAAGCTCGACCACTCGGACCCGACCGACCTCGCGGGGCTGGAGTCCTACCTCCAGAGCATGCCGGGCATCGGACCGGTGCTCGCCCGGCAGATCCTCGACCAGCTCGGCACTGACTGCCTGAGCAAGATCGACCAGGACCTCGATCTGCTGCGCACGGTGAAGACCAGTGGCGGCCGCGGACTGCGCGCGGCGGAGCTCGCGGAGATCATGGCCAACTGGGAGTACCTGCGCGGGGAGCGCGCGGCGATGCTCTACCTGGGGAGCCTGGACATCTCGAACGCGATGGCGAGCCGCCTCTACGGGCACTACGGCTCGGCGATCGTCGAGATCCTGAAGACGAACCCCTACAAGATCACCGAGGTCGACCGGATCGGCTTCCGGCTCGCCGACCGGATCGGCCGGGCCGCCGGCCTGCCGGCGAACCACCCCTCGCGCCTGGCCGCCGGCGTCGAGTACTCGCTCGAGGTCGCCGAGTCGTCCGGGCACATCTTCATGACCCGGGATCAGCTCCACGAGAAGGCCGCAGAGCTGTTGGGCCTCGGCGCCTCCGCCCGCCCCGAGGAGATCGACGCGGCGATCGGGACGATGTCCGACGAGCACCGGGTGATCGTCGAGACCTTCCAGGGAGAGGAGCGGATCTACACAGCGGAGCTCTTCGAGGTCGAGTCCAGCCTGTACGAGCTGCTGCAGAACCGGCTCCCACGCGCCCCGCGCCCGGGAGTGGCCCAGAGGATCACCATGAACGGCTTCACGCCGACCGAGCAGCAGTGGCGGGCTGTCGACAGCGCCGTCGCCGAGCCGGTCTCGATCATGACCGGCGGCCCTGGGGTGGGGAAGACGATGACCCTCCAGGCCATGGTCGCGACGCTCGAGGCGAAGGGCCTGACCTACTCCCTCGCGGCCCCGACCGGCAAGGCCGCCAAGCGCATGTCCGAGGCGACAGGCCGCAAGGCCCAGACCATCCACCGCCTGATCGGCTTCGACGCACTGGTCTCATCCAAGCCCGGCGGGCCGATCAGGCAGATGGGCGGGGACGTGCTGATCGTCGATGAGGCTTCGATGCTCGACATGCGGATCGCCGAGCGCCTGCTCGCGGCCTGCCCGCGCGAGATGAACGTGGTCTTCGTCGGGGACCCGGATCAGCTTCCGCCCGTCGGCGCCGGCAGTGTCTTCCTCGACATGATCTCCTCGGGCCGGGTCCCCTCGACCCGTCTCACCCAGGTGTTCCGCCAGTCCGAGGACTCGATGCTGCTGGCCAACGCCAACCGCATCAAGGAGGGTCTCGAGCCCTTCTGGTCGAAGGACGAGGCGGAGGCGGCTCTCGGGCGCCCGGTGCGTGCGGACTGGCAGTTCATCGAGACCGACACCCCGGTGCAAGCGGCGAAGATCGCGGTCGAGGCAGCCGAGCGCCACGAGCCCGAGGATGTCCTTGTCGTCTCCCCGACTAAGAACGGGGACGCGGGCGTCCACGCCCTGAACACGCGCATGCAGGAGGTCATCAACCCCGACGGCGCACCGCTCGGTCCGAAGACCCCGCTGCGTCAGGGGGACACCGTCCTGTTCACGCGCAACGACTACGCGCTCGAACTCGTGAACGGCGATCTCGGGCAGGTCGAGACCTACGACGCGGCGGAGAAGACGGTCACGGTCGTCCTCACCGACGGGGAGAGCCGCACGATGTCCCTGGAGCAGCTGAACGACCTCTCACAGCTCGGCTACGCGATCACCGTCCACAAGTCCCAGGGGTCCCAGGCCCCGCACCTGATCTCGACGCTGACCACCGGAGCCGGTGAGCGCATGCTCTCGCGGAACCTCATCTACACCGCCTGGACGCGGGCCCAGCGGTCATGCACCGTCATCGGCAGCAAGGAGGCCCTGCGCGCGGCGCTGAAGGTGGATGGCTCGCGCCGGGACACGACCCTTGACCTGCGGGTCGCGACGGTGCGCGCCCGCCTCGATCAGCGCCAGGCTGTCCGGACCACGATCCGCAAGGTCATGGACGCACGTCGCCCGGCGCCGAAGCCCGGCGCCCCGCCGGCGAAGTCGCGCTCCACCACCCGGCCGGTTCGTCGCGGGATCCCTATCTCCAGCCGCGGCTGA